A genomic region of Zalophus californianus isolate mZalCal1 chromosome 1, mZalCal1.pri.v2, whole genome shotgun sequence contains the following coding sequences:
- the VWA5B2 gene encoding von Willebrand factor A domain-containing protein 5B2 isoform X4, translating into MPGLYCPSSWTPLPLTDSWVRACANGPCLSLRARLTYHNPQPQPVEGVFVYPLAEAEVVSGFEAEAAGRRVSFQLQSRRRSQAACCRALGPGWGASTPRRCAQGHLVLDLAQARSTLVLPTGLINAAGTMTVTLCSSQELPSRPDGVLRVALPSVLTPLASSGPPGPPRPPGLCDDSPTSCFGVGSPQEEGLAGQEPAAPQDVFSGPARCPAPYTFSFEMLVTGPCLLAGLDSPSHALRADAPPHASSAATIRVTLAEGHRCDRALEILLYPSEPHQPHLMLEAGSLSSAEYEARVRARRDFQRLQRRDSDGDRQVWFLQRRFHKDILLNPVLVLSFCPDLSSRPGNLGTATRELLFLLDGSSVAHKDAIVLAVKSLPPQTLINLAMFGTAVQPLFPESRPCSDVSTVRGTGWQGGAGEDVSAWLWPQHAFSFQGTVQLICENVETLQAAGGSPDVLAALTWAMGQPQHRAHPRQLFLLTAASPLAAATHQTLELMRWHRGAARCFSFGLGPACHQLLQGLSALSRGRAYFPRPGERLQPMLVQALRKALEPALSDISVDWFVPDAVEALLTPREIPALYPGDQLLGYCSLFRVDGFRPRAPGGPEAGWQSLGGSVFPSPEEAPSATSPGTEPTGTSELLGTGTVSAELSSPWAAGDSEQTGADALTDPVTDPGPNTSSDTAIWRRIFQSSYIREQYVLTHCSASPEPGPGSTGSSESPGSRGPGSPEGMAPLHLPSQQGCRSLAWGEPAGSRSCPLPPPPLAPVKSGALSAEVLGRRHRAALAGRSLSSPPGQVNPVPGYPQHLSLGTAPGGPGPESGQQLGQGLDDSGNLLSPAPMDWDMLMEPPFLFTAMPPSGESAPPAEALPPQAPRCHVVIRALCGEQPMCWEVGVGLETLWGPGDAGSPPLSPPEREGAWDQALHRLTAASVVRDNEQLALRGGAEAMADRGHARRSWLRALQTSKVSSAPSCFTCPVAVDATTREVLPSALQVWSSELAEPPSTSAPQGHLDATPLPTAVHSTGLQGGSLVGGWNPNQNGKPKSATRSPQHLPPQPPSRLSLGGGRARGSDGPQLCSPHRGQPSDSNSGGSDHDYLPLVRLQEAPGCFRLDAPFCAAVRIPQERLCRASPFAVHRASLSPTLASSPWALLGPGVGRGDSATASCSPSPSSGSEGPGQVDSGRGSDTEASEGMEGLGGTDLRGRTWATAVALAWLEHRCAAAFGEWELAAAKADCWLQAQRLPDGLDLAALKAAARGLFLLLRHWDQNLQLHLLCYSPANV; encoded by the exons ATGCCCGGCCTGTACTGCCCCTCCAGCTGGACGCCGCTGCCCCTCACCGACTCCTGGGTCCGGGCCTGCGCCAACGGCCCCTGCCTCAGCCTGCGGGCCCGGCTCACCTACCACAACCCGCAGCCGCAGCCGGTGGAAG gcgTGTTCGTGTACCCGCTGGCGGAGGCCGAAGTGGTCTCGGGCTTTGAGGCGGAGGCGGCCGGACGGCGCGTCTCGTTCCAGCTGCAGAGCCGGCGACGCTCACAGGCCGCTTGCTGCCGCGCGCTGGGCCCCGGGTGGGGGGCCTCTACGCCCCGCCGCTGCGCGCAGG GTCATCTTGTCTTGGATCTGGCCCAGGCCCGGTCCACACTGGTGCTGCCCACAGGCCTCATCAATGCGGCCGGCACCATGACGGTGACCCTGTGCAGCAGTCAGGAGCTGCCCTCCAGGCCTGATGGGGTGCTGCGTGTGGCTCTGCCCTCTGTGCTCACCCCACTGGCCTCCTCAGGCCCACCAGGGCCCCCCAGGCCTCCGGGGCTCTGTGACGACAG CCCCACCAGCTGCTTCGGGGTGGGCAGCCCTCAGGAGGAAGGCCTGGCCGGGCAGGAGCCAGCTGCCCCTCAGGATGTGTTCTCAGGCCCTGCCCGCTGCCCTGCCCCATACACCTTCTCCTTCGAGATGCTGGTCACTGGGCCATGCCTGCTGGCAG gccTGGAcagcccctctcatgctctgcgGGCAGATGCCCCACCTCATGCCAGCTCTGCGGCCACCATCCGTGTCACACTAGCAGAGGGCCACCGCTGTGACCGGGCGTTGGAGATCCTGCTGTACCCCAGTG AGCCTCACCAGCCACACCTGATGCTAGAGGCTGGCAGCCTGAGCTCAGCAGAATATGAGGCCCGGGTGAGGGCCCGCCGGGACTTCCAGAGGCTGCAGCGAAGGGACAGTGATGGGGACCGGCAG GTGTGGTTCCTGCAACGCCGCTTCCACAAGGACATCCTGCTGAATCCCGTGCTGGTGCTGAGCTTCTGCCCAGACCTGAGCTCCAGGCCGGGAAACCTGGGCACAGCTACCCGGGAGCTCCTCTTCCTGCTGGACGGCAGCAGTGTAGCACACAAG GATGCCATTGTTTTGGCTGTGAAGTCCCTGCCACCACAGACGCTCATCAACCTGGCCATGTTTGGCACGGCGGTGCAGCCCCTCTTCCCAGAGAGCCGGCCTTGCAGTGATGTGAGTACGGTCCGGGGAACCGGGTGGCAGGGGGGAGCTGGTGAAGATGTCTCAGCCTGGCTGTGGCCACAGCATGCCTTTTCTTTCCAGGGCACCGTGCAGCTGATCTGTGAGAATGTTGAGACCCTGCAGGCTGCAGGTGGCTCCCCAGATGTGCTGGCTGCTCTGACCTGGGCCATGGGGCAGCCCCAGCACAGGGCCCACCCCAGGCAGCTCTTCCTGCTGACTGCTGCCTCGCCCTTGGCCGCTGCTACCCATCAAACCCTGGAGCTCATGAGGTGGCACAGGGGGGCAGCCAG GTGCTTCTCCTTTGGGCTGGGGCCTGCCTGCCACCAGCTGCTTCAGGGTCTGTCTGCCCTCAGCAGGGGCCGGGCCTACTTCCCAAGGCCTGGGGAGAGGCTGCAGCCCATG CTGGTGCAGGCTCTGCGGAAGGCCCTGGAGCCGGCTTTGAGTGACATCTCTGTGGACTGGTTTGTGCCGGATGCAGTGGAGGCACTGCTGACGCCCCGGGAGATCCCAGCGCTCTACCCTGGGGACCAGCTGCTCGGTTACTGCTCACTCTTCAGGGTGGACGGTTTTCGGCCCCGCGCCCCAGGG GGCCCAGAAGCTGGCTGGCAGAGCTTGGGAGGCTCTGTGTTCCCATCCCCAGAGGAAGCACCATCTGCCACCAGTCCTGGCACTGAGCCCACTGGCACCTCGGAGCTGCTGGGAACAGGCACTGTGTCAGCGGAGCTGTCCAGCCCGTGGGCTGCTGGGGACTCAGAGCAGA CAGGTGCCGATGCTCTGACAGACCCAGTCACAGACCCTGGACCCAACACCTCTTCTGATACAGCCATATGGCGCCGCATCTTCCAGTCATCGTACATCCGGGAGCAGTATGTGCTCACCCACTGCTCCGCCAGCCCAGAGCCGGGTCCAGGTTCCACAGGCAGCAGCGAGTCCCCTGGCTCCCGGGGCCCTGGCTCCCCGGAGGGCATGGCTCCCCTGCatctcccttctcagcagggctGCCGCAGCCTGGCCTGGGGAGAACCTGCGGGCTCCcgctcctgccccctgcctccacccccactgGCTCCAGTCAAG TCTGGGGCCTTGAGTGCTGAGGTGCTGGGTCGTCGACACAGAGCAGCTCTGGCTGGCCGGAGCCTCTCATCCCCCCCAGGCCAGGTGAACCCAGTCCCTGGCTATCCCCAGCACCTCTCTCTGGGAACAGCACCTGGTGGGCCAGGCCCTGAATCAGGGCAGCAGCTGGGACAGGGCCTGGATGACTCAG GAAACCTGCTCTCCCCGGCCCCTATGGACTGGGACATGTTGATGGAACCCCCCTTCTTATTCACGGCTATGCCCCCCAGTGGGGAGTCGGCCCCTCCAGCAGAGGCACTGCCTCCTCAGGCTCCACGCTGCCATGTGGTGATCCGGGCCCTGTGTGGGGAGCAGCCTATGTGCTGGGAGGTGGGTGTTGGCCTAGAGACACTATGGGGACCTGGTGATGCTGGCTCACCGCCTCTGTCACCCCCTGAAAGAGAAGGTGCTTGGGACCAAGCACTCCATCGGCTGACAGCAGCCTCCGTGGTCCGGGACAATGAGCAGCTGGCTCTCCGTGGAGGGGCTGAGGCCATGGCTGACCGAG GCCATGCCCGGAGGTCCTGGCTCCGAGCCCTTCAGACAAGCAAGGTCAGCTCAGCCCCTTCCTGCTTCACCTGCCCGGTAGCTGTGGACGCTACCACCAGGGAGGTCCTACCCTCAGCCCTGCAGGTGTGGAGCTCAG AGCTAGCTGAGCCCCCAAGCACTTCTGCCCCTCAGGGCCATCTAGATGCAACTCCTCTGCCCACAGCTGTGCACTCTACAG GACTTCAGGGAGGCTCTCTGGTAGGTGGCTGGAACCCGAACCAAAATGGCAAACCCAAGTCGGCCACCAGAAGTCCTCAGCaccttcctccccagcctccctctaGGCTCAGCCTGGGTGGTGGGAGGGCCAGAGGCTCTGATGGCCCCCAACTCTGCAGCCCCCACCGGGGCCAGCCTAGCGACAGCAACAGTGGAGGCAGCGACCACGACTACTTGCCCTTG GTGCGGCTGCAGGAGGCACCCGGCTGCTTCCGCCTGGACGCGCCCTTCTGTGCGGCCGTGCGCATCCCGCAGGAACGCCTGTGCCGTGCTTCGCCCTTTGCGGTGCACCGTGCCAGCCTCAGCCCCACCTTGGCCTCCTCTCCCTGGGCACTCCTGGGACCTGGGGTGGGCCGGGGGGACAGTGCCACGGCCTCCTGCAGCCCATCCCCCAGCTCAGGCTCCGAGGGTCCAGGCCAGGTGGACAGCGGGAGGGGCTCAGACACCGAGGCCTCGGAGGGCATGGAAGGGCTGGGCGGTACCGACCTGCGGGGCCGGACCTGGGCCACGGCCGTGGCACTCGCGTGGCTGGAGCACCGCTGCGCGGCCGCCTTCGGCGAGTGGGAACTAGCAGCGGCTAAAGCGGACTGTTGGCTGCAGGCCCAGCGCCTGCCCGATGGCCTTGACCTGGCTGCCCTCAAAGCAGCCGCCCGGggtctcttcctgctgctccgcCACTGGGACCAGAACCTGCAGTTACACCTGCTGTGCTACAGCCCAGCAAATGTGTGA
- the VWA5B2 gene encoding von Willebrand factor A domain-containing protein 5B2 isoform X3, whose product MPGLYCPSSWTPLPLTDSWVRACANGPCLSLRARLTYHNPQPQPVEGVFVYPLAEAEVVSGFEAEAAGRRVSFQLQSRRRSQAACCRALGPGWGASTPRRCAQGHLVLDLAQARSTLVLPTGLINAAGTMTVTLCSSQELPSRPDGVLRVALPSVLTPLASSGPPGPPRPPGLCDDSPTSCFGVGSPQEEGLAGQEPAAPQDVFSGPARCPAPYTFSFEMLVTGPCLLAGLDSPSHALRADAPPHASSAATIRVTLAEGHRCDRALEILLYPSEPHQPHLMLEAGSLSSAEYEARVRARRDFQRLQRRDSDGDRQVWFLQRRFHKDILLNPVLVLSFCPDLSSRPGNLGTATRELLFLLDGSSVAHKDAIVLAVKSLPPQTLINLAMFGTAVQPLFPESRPCSDHAFSFQGTVQLICENVETLQAAGGSPDVLAALTWAMGQPQHRAHPRQLFLLTAASPLAAATHQTLELMRWHRGAARCFSFGLGPACHQLLQGLSALSRGRAYFPRPGERLQPMLVQALRKALEPALSDISVDWFVPDAVEALLTPREIPALYPGDQLLGYCSLFRVDGFRPRAPGGPEAGWQSLGGSVFPSPEEAPSATSPGTEPTGTSELLGTGTVSAELSSPWAAGDSEQSEDLHVVCSCVGGAGHGRGRGWDPFSCLPAGADALTDPVTDPGPNTSSDTAIWRRIFQSSYIREQYVLTHCSASPEPGPGSTGSSESPGSRGPGSPEGMAPLHLPSQQGCRSLAWGEPAGSRSCPLPPPPLAPVKSGALSAEVLGRRHRAALAGRSLSSPPGQVNPVPGYPQHLSLGTAPGGPGPESGQQLGQGLDDSGNLLSPAPMDWDMLMEPPFLFTAMPPSGESAPPAEALPPQAPRCHVVIRALCGEQPMCWEVGVGLETLWGPGDAGSPPLSPPEREGAWDQALHRLTAASVVRDNEQLALRGGAEAMADRGHARRSWLRALQTSKVSSAPSCFTCPVAVDATTREVLPSALQVWSSELAEPPSTSAPQGHLDATPLPTAVHSTGLQGGSLVGGWNPNQNGKPKSATRSPQHLPPQPPSRLSLGGGRARGSDGPQLCSPHRGQPSDSNSGGSDHDYLPLVRLQEAPGCFRLDAPFCAAVRIPQERLCRASPFAVHRASLSPTLASSPWALLGPGVGRGDSATASCSPSPSSGSEGPGQVDSGRGSDTEASEGMEGLGGTDLRGRTWATAVALAWLEHRCAAAFGEWELAAAKADCWLQAQRLPDGLDLAALKAAARGLFLLLRHWDQNLQLHLLCYSPANV is encoded by the exons ATGCCCGGCCTGTACTGCCCCTCCAGCTGGACGCCGCTGCCCCTCACCGACTCCTGGGTCCGGGCCTGCGCCAACGGCCCCTGCCTCAGCCTGCGGGCCCGGCTCACCTACCACAACCCGCAGCCGCAGCCGGTGGAAG gcgTGTTCGTGTACCCGCTGGCGGAGGCCGAAGTGGTCTCGGGCTTTGAGGCGGAGGCGGCCGGACGGCGCGTCTCGTTCCAGCTGCAGAGCCGGCGACGCTCACAGGCCGCTTGCTGCCGCGCGCTGGGCCCCGGGTGGGGGGCCTCTACGCCCCGCCGCTGCGCGCAGG GTCATCTTGTCTTGGATCTGGCCCAGGCCCGGTCCACACTGGTGCTGCCCACAGGCCTCATCAATGCGGCCGGCACCATGACGGTGACCCTGTGCAGCAGTCAGGAGCTGCCCTCCAGGCCTGATGGGGTGCTGCGTGTGGCTCTGCCCTCTGTGCTCACCCCACTGGCCTCCTCAGGCCCACCAGGGCCCCCCAGGCCTCCGGGGCTCTGTGACGACAG CCCCACCAGCTGCTTCGGGGTGGGCAGCCCTCAGGAGGAAGGCCTGGCCGGGCAGGAGCCAGCTGCCCCTCAGGATGTGTTCTCAGGCCCTGCCCGCTGCCCTGCCCCATACACCTTCTCCTTCGAGATGCTGGTCACTGGGCCATGCCTGCTGGCAG gccTGGAcagcccctctcatgctctgcgGGCAGATGCCCCACCTCATGCCAGCTCTGCGGCCACCATCCGTGTCACACTAGCAGAGGGCCACCGCTGTGACCGGGCGTTGGAGATCCTGCTGTACCCCAGTG AGCCTCACCAGCCACACCTGATGCTAGAGGCTGGCAGCCTGAGCTCAGCAGAATATGAGGCCCGGGTGAGGGCCCGCCGGGACTTCCAGAGGCTGCAGCGAAGGGACAGTGATGGGGACCGGCAG GTGTGGTTCCTGCAACGCCGCTTCCACAAGGACATCCTGCTGAATCCCGTGCTGGTGCTGAGCTTCTGCCCAGACCTGAGCTCCAGGCCGGGAAACCTGGGCACAGCTACCCGGGAGCTCCTCTTCCTGCTGGACGGCAGCAGTGTAGCACACAAG GATGCCATTGTTTTGGCTGTGAAGTCCCTGCCACCACAGACGCTCATCAACCTGGCCATGTTTGGCACGGCGGTGCAGCCCCTCTTCCCAGAGAGCCGGCCTTGCAGTGAT CATGCCTTTTCTTTCCAGGGCACCGTGCAGCTGATCTGTGAGAATGTTGAGACCCTGCAGGCTGCAGGTGGCTCCCCAGATGTGCTGGCTGCTCTGACCTGGGCCATGGGGCAGCCCCAGCACAGGGCCCACCCCAGGCAGCTCTTCCTGCTGACTGCTGCCTCGCCCTTGGCCGCTGCTACCCATCAAACCCTGGAGCTCATGAGGTGGCACAGGGGGGCAGCCAG GTGCTTCTCCTTTGGGCTGGGGCCTGCCTGCCACCAGCTGCTTCAGGGTCTGTCTGCCCTCAGCAGGGGCCGGGCCTACTTCCCAAGGCCTGGGGAGAGGCTGCAGCCCATG CTGGTGCAGGCTCTGCGGAAGGCCCTGGAGCCGGCTTTGAGTGACATCTCTGTGGACTGGTTTGTGCCGGATGCAGTGGAGGCACTGCTGACGCCCCGGGAGATCCCAGCGCTCTACCCTGGGGACCAGCTGCTCGGTTACTGCTCACTCTTCAGGGTGGACGGTTTTCGGCCCCGCGCCCCAGGG GGCCCAGAAGCTGGCTGGCAGAGCTTGGGAGGCTCTGTGTTCCCATCCCCAGAGGAAGCACCATCTGCCACCAGTCCTGGCACTGAGCCCACTGGCACCTCGGAGCTGCTGGGAACAGGCACTGTGTCAGCGGAGCTGTCCAGCCCGTGGGCTGCTGGGGACTCAGAGCAGAGTGAGGACCTGCACGTGGTGTGCAGCTGTGTTGGAGGAGCGGGCCATGGGAGAGGCCGGGGCTGGGATCCTTTCTCTTGCCTCCCAGCAGGTGCCGATGCTCTGACAGACCCAGTCACAGACCCTGGACCCAACACCTCTTCTGATACAGCCATATGGCGCCGCATCTTCCAGTCATCGTACATCCGGGAGCAGTATGTGCTCACCCACTGCTCCGCCAGCCCAGAGCCGGGTCCAGGTTCCACAGGCAGCAGCGAGTCCCCTGGCTCCCGGGGCCCTGGCTCCCCGGAGGGCATGGCTCCCCTGCatctcccttctcagcagggctGCCGCAGCCTGGCCTGGGGAGAACCTGCGGGCTCCcgctcctgccccctgcctccacccccactgGCTCCAGTCAAG TCTGGGGCCTTGAGTGCTGAGGTGCTGGGTCGTCGACACAGAGCAGCTCTGGCTGGCCGGAGCCTCTCATCCCCCCCAGGCCAGGTGAACCCAGTCCCTGGCTATCCCCAGCACCTCTCTCTGGGAACAGCACCTGGTGGGCCAGGCCCTGAATCAGGGCAGCAGCTGGGACAGGGCCTGGATGACTCAG GAAACCTGCTCTCCCCGGCCCCTATGGACTGGGACATGTTGATGGAACCCCCCTTCTTATTCACGGCTATGCCCCCCAGTGGGGAGTCGGCCCCTCCAGCAGAGGCACTGCCTCCTCAGGCTCCACGCTGCCATGTGGTGATCCGGGCCCTGTGTGGGGAGCAGCCTATGTGCTGGGAGGTGGGTGTTGGCCTAGAGACACTATGGGGACCTGGTGATGCTGGCTCACCGCCTCTGTCACCCCCTGAAAGAGAAGGTGCTTGGGACCAAGCACTCCATCGGCTGACAGCAGCCTCCGTGGTCCGGGACAATGAGCAGCTGGCTCTCCGTGGAGGGGCTGAGGCCATGGCTGACCGAG GCCATGCCCGGAGGTCCTGGCTCCGAGCCCTTCAGACAAGCAAGGTCAGCTCAGCCCCTTCCTGCTTCACCTGCCCGGTAGCTGTGGACGCTACCACCAGGGAGGTCCTACCCTCAGCCCTGCAGGTGTGGAGCTCAG AGCTAGCTGAGCCCCCAAGCACTTCTGCCCCTCAGGGCCATCTAGATGCAACTCCTCTGCCCACAGCTGTGCACTCTACAG GACTTCAGGGAGGCTCTCTGGTAGGTGGCTGGAACCCGAACCAAAATGGCAAACCCAAGTCGGCCACCAGAAGTCCTCAGCaccttcctccccagcctccctctaGGCTCAGCCTGGGTGGTGGGAGGGCCAGAGGCTCTGATGGCCCCCAACTCTGCAGCCCCCACCGGGGCCAGCCTAGCGACAGCAACAGTGGAGGCAGCGACCACGACTACTTGCCCTTG GTGCGGCTGCAGGAGGCACCCGGCTGCTTCCGCCTGGACGCGCCCTTCTGTGCGGCCGTGCGCATCCCGCAGGAACGCCTGTGCCGTGCTTCGCCCTTTGCGGTGCACCGTGCCAGCCTCAGCCCCACCTTGGCCTCCTCTCCCTGGGCACTCCTGGGACCTGGGGTGGGCCGGGGGGACAGTGCCACGGCCTCCTGCAGCCCATCCCCCAGCTCAGGCTCCGAGGGTCCAGGCCAGGTGGACAGCGGGAGGGGCTCAGACACCGAGGCCTCGGAGGGCATGGAAGGGCTGGGCGGTACCGACCTGCGGGGCCGGACCTGGGCCACGGCCGTGGCACTCGCGTGGCTGGAGCACCGCTGCGCGGCCGCCTTCGGCGAGTGGGAACTAGCAGCGGCTAAAGCGGACTGTTGGCTGCAGGCCCAGCGCCTGCCCGATGGCCTTGACCTGGCTGCCCTCAAAGCAGCCGCCCGGggtctcttcctgctgctccgcCACTGGGACCAGAACCTGCAGTTACACCTGCTGTGCTACAGCCCAGCAAATGTGTGA